From a region of the Pectobacterium aquaticum genome:
- the prfB gene encoding peptide chain release factor 2 (programmed frameshift), with amino-acid sequence MFEINPVKNRIQDLSERSAVLRGYLDYDAKKERLEEVNAELEQPDVWNEPERAQALGKERSSLEAIVDTIDQLTQGLEDVNGLLELAVEEDDEDTFNETSVELDALENKLGQLEFRRMFSGQYDSADCYLDIQAGSGGTEAQDWASMLVRMYLRWAEAKGFKTEIIEESDGDVAGTKSATIKIIGDYAFGWLRTETGVHRLVRKSPFDSGGRRHTSFSSAFVYPEVDDDIDIEINPADLRIDVYRASGAGGQHVNRTESAVRITHIPTNIVTQCQNDRSQHKNKDQAMKQLKAKLYEFEMQKKNAEKQVMEDNKSDIGWGSQIRSYVLDDSRIKDLRTGVETRNTQAVLDGDLDKFIEASLKAGL; translated from the exons ATGTTTGAAATTAATCCGGTAAAAAACCGCATTCAGGATCTGTCTGAACGTAGTGCCGTTCTTAGGGGGTATCTT GACTATGATGCCAAGAAAGAACGCCTCGAAGAAGTAAACGCCGAGCTGGAACAGCCTGATGTCTGGAATGAGCCTGAACGCGCTCAGGCATTGGGAAAAGAACGTTCCTCGCTGGAAGCTATCGTAGACACCATCGATCAACTGACTCAGGGTCTGGAAGATGTGAATGGTCTGCTTGAGCTCGCGGTGGAAGAAGACGACGAAGACACCTTTAATGAGACGTCGGTAGAACTGGACGCGTTGGAAAATAAATTAGGCCAGCTCGAGTTCCGTCGCATGTTCTCCGGCCAGTACGACAGTGCGGATTGCTACCTGGATATTCAGGCGGGTTCTGGCGGTACGGAAGCGCAGGACTGGGCTAGCATGCTGGTGCGTATGTACCTGCGTTGGGCGGAAGCCAAAGGGTTTAAAACCGAAATTATTGAAGAGTCAGACGGTGACGTAGCCGGTACAAAATCCGCCACAATCAAGATCATCGGTGACTATGCGTTTGGCTGGTTGCGTACTGAAACGGGCGTACACCGTCTGGTGCGTAAGAGCCCGTTCGATTCCGGCGGCCGCCGTCACACCTCATTCAGCTCCGCGTTTGTCTACCCGGAAGTGGATGACGATATTGATATCGAAATCAATCCAGCCGACCTGCGTATTGACGTTTACCGCGCATCCGGTGCGGGTGGTCAGCACGTTAACCGGACAGAATCCGCGGTGCGTATTACCCACATTCCGACCAACATTGTCACGCAGTGTCAGAATGACCGTTCCCAGCATAAAAACAAAGATCAGGCGATGAAACAGCTGAAAGCCAAGCTGTACGAGTTTGAGATGCAAAAGAAAAATGCTGAGAAACAGGTGATGGAAGACAACAAATCTGATATCGGCTGGGGTAGTCAAATTCGTTCCTATGTTCTGGATGATTCGCGCATCAAAGATTTACGTACCGGAGTGGAAACACGTAACACTCAGGCGGTACTGGATGGCGATCTGGACAAATTTATTGAAGCAAGTTTAAAAGCGGGGTTATAA